CTGACCGAGGCCGCGGTGTCGAACGCGAAAGCCATTGCCGCGGGGCACGTGTTCGTGGTGCTGATCCGCAACGGCTACCCGATCAACGTGCTGAACGCGATCAAGGCCTGCCCGGAGGTCTGCCGGGTGTTCTGCGCCACGGCGAACCCGCTGGAGGTGCTGGTGGCCGAGACCGAACTCGGCCGCGGCGTGGTGGGGGTGGTGGACGGGGAGACTCCCCTGGGCGTGGAGGAGGAGCCGCAGCAGAAAGCCCGGAAAGATTTGCTCAGAAGGTTCGGGTATAAGCGGTGAGTTAAGAGAATAATGCTTATTCACCCTTCCTTGTTGAGCTATATTGCGACCAGAAGGAAAA
The nucleotide sequence above comes from bacterium. Encoded proteins:
- a CDS encoding adenosine-specific kinase, encoding MNLTPVRITLPADSNVIIGQSHFIKTVEDLYEALVCSGPSLKFGLAFCEASGERLVRWDGNDTELTEAAVSNAKAIAAGHVFVVLIRNGYPINVLNAIKACPEVCRVFCATANPLEVLVAETELGRGVVGVVDGETPLGVEEEPQQKARKDLLRRFGYKR